A window of Oncorhynchus kisutch isolate 150728-3 linkage group LG10, Okis_V2, whole genome shotgun sequence contains these coding sequences:
- the LOC109898514 gene encoding sphingosine 1-phosphate receptor 2-like: MTLCRKATVLCHPVVAMKSKYSQYYNRTLIHAYYVFAKDMTWEELEERTNGKAQLSSLNIVFVIICSIIILENLLLLIAVFRNKKFHTAMFFFIGNLAFSDLLAGSAYIANIFLSGPRTFELVPVQWFIREGTAFIALAASVFSLLAIAIERYIAITKVRVYGSNRTCRMFLLIGTCWVTSILLGGLPIIGWNCINNLPECSALLPLYSKKYILFVVTIFSIILLSIGILYVRIYLIVRSSHQEATNSPAYALLKTVTIVLGVFIVCWLPAFTVLLLDTSCRRLDCPVLSKADIFFGIATLNSALNPLIYTLRSKDMRKEFLRVLCCWGLLTSGRPTDRCLVPLKSSSSMEHCTNKHEHQTTPIMQAECTTCV; encoded by the coding sequence ATGACTCTTTGCCGAAAAGCCACCGTGCTCTGCCACCCCGTTGTTGCCATGAAGAGCAAGTATTCCCAGTACTACAACCGGACCCTGATCCATGCCTACTATGTGTTTGCCAAGGACATGACCTGGGAGGAGTTAGAGGAGCGCACCAATGGGAAGGCCCAGCTCAGCTCCCTCAACATCGTCTTCGTCATCATCTGCAGCATCATCATTCTGGAGAACTTGCTGCTGCTCATTGCCGTGTTCCGCAACAAGAAGTTCCACACCGCCATGTTCTTCTTCATCGGGAACCTAGCCTTCTCCGACCTGCTGGCCGGCTCAGCCTACATCGCCAACATCTTCCTATCAGGGCCGAGGACCTTTGAGTTGGTGCCGGTGCAGTGGTTCATCCGGGAGGGCACAGCCTTTATAGCGCTGGCCGCCTCCGTCTTCAGCCTGCTGGCCATCGCCATCGAGCGCTACATCGCCATCACCAAGGTCAGGGTTTACGGCTCTAACAGGACGTGTCGTATGTTCCTGCTGATCGGGACGTGCTGGGTCACCTCCATCCTCCTGGGGGGCCTGCCCATCATCGGCTGGAACTGCATCAACAACCTGCCTGAGTGCTCGGCCTTGCTGCCCCTCTATTCCAAGAAGTACATCCTGTTCGTGGTCACCATCTTCAGCATCATCCTGCTCTCTATCGGCATCCTTTACGTGCGCATCTACCTGATCGTGCGCTCCAGCCACCAGGAGGCCACCAACTCTCCGGCCTACGCCCTGCTGAAGACGGTCACCATCGTGCTGGGCGTCTTCATCGTGTGCTGGCTGCCCGCCTTCACCGTCCTCCTCCTGGACACCTCCTGCCGCAGGCTGGACTGCCCCGTCCTCTCCAAGGCAGACATCTTCTTCGGCATCGCCACGCTCAACTCGGCACTCAACCCGCTGATCTACACGCTACGCAGTAAGGACATGAGAAAAGAGTTCCTGCGTGTGCTGTGCTGCTGGGGGCTGCTGACCAGCGGGCGCCCCACTGACCGATGCCTGGTGCCCCTCAAGAGCTCCAGCTCTATGGAGCACTGTACCAACAAACACGAACACCAGACCACGCCCATCATGCAGGCAGAGTGCACCACCTGTGTCTGA